The following proteins come from a genomic window of Sporosarcina sp. 6E9:
- a CDS encoding fatty acid--CoA ligase, whose translation MYATLGKIFDQTVRNYPEREALVDIKKNKRWTYEEWAVDVNRLANALQSAGVKKGDRVSTFLFNTSELITTLFATAKIGAVFNPINFRLKSEELSYILKDASPKVVLFEKALAEVVASVQAKFPEIQFWFIEEDAPDYAKSYAAEVAKASTASPQVDVSETDMYAIMYTSGTTGRPKGVIHRHRAMAEQSLICITALTCTKNDIGLVAAPMFHCAELHCNVIPRVQAGAKSVIMHQFNPAKALKTIEEEKVTIMFSAPTMWNMMLQEDVAAYNTQSMRLGLYGAAPMAPVLVNEVNKVLKIDLVQAYGQTEMGPAITFLMEDEQLTKAGSAGKACYNHEIRVVRANADGPSNPEDVLPPGEVGEIIVKGPCMMVGYYNRAEDTNEALSQGWYHSSDLGYMDEDGYLYIADRVDDMIISGGENIYPREVEDVLHEHAAVLDVAVLGAPDEKWGEQVVAFIVSKDPSLTADELDQFCKNHEKLAGYKRPKTYHIVDELPRNASGKIQKFMMREQAKELLSSMK comes from the coding sequence ATGTACGCGACATTGGGGAAAATTTTTGATCAAACCGTTCGTAATTATCCTGAAAGAGAAGCGCTTGTAGATATAAAGAAAAATAAAAGATGGACCTATGAAGAGTGGGCGGTCGATGTGAATCGCCTCGCAAACGCGCTGCAATCAGCTGGCGTGAAAAAAGGGGATCGGGTTTCTACATTTTTATTCAACACGAGCGAACTAATCACGACGCTTTTTGCGACGGCTAAAATAGGGGCAGTGTTTAATCCCATCAATTTTCGTTTAAAATCAGAAGAACTTTCCTATATATTAAAAGATGCAAGTCCAAAAGTTGTCTTGTTTGAAAAAGCCTTGGCGGAGGTTGTAGCTTCTGTGCAAGCAAAGTTCCCAGAAATTCAATTTTGGTTCATTGAAGAAGATGCGCCTGACTATGCTAAAAGCTATGCAGCGGAAGTCGCGAAGGCATCTACTGCGAGTCCCCAGGTGGACGTGAGCGAAACGGATATGTATGCCATCATGTATACGAGCGGGACGACAGGCAGACCGAAAGGCGTCATTCACCGCCATCGTGCAATGGCTGAGCAGAGTCTGATATGCATTACTGCTTTAACATGCACGAAAAACGATATCGGGCTTGTTGCCGCACCGATGTTTCATTGTGCTGAATTGCATTGCAACGTGATTCCTCGCGTACAAGCCGGTGCGAAAAGCGTTATTATGCATCAGTTTAACCCCGCAAAAGCGTTAAAAACAATTGAAGAAGAAAAGGTGACGATTATGTTTTCGGCACCGACGATGTGGAATATGATGCTTCAAGAAGATGTTGCTGCCTATAATACGCAATCAATGAGGTTAGGCTTATACGGTGCAGCTCCAATGGCGCCAGTACTTGTGAATGAAGTGAATAAAGTGTTGAAAATTGATTTGGTTCAGGCGTATGGCCAAACGGAAATGGGACCTGCCATTACGTTTTTAATGGAGGACGAGCAGTTAACGAAAGCCGGATCTGCAGGAAAAGCTTGCTACAATCATGAGATTCGAGTGGTGCGTGCAAATGCGGATGGTCCCTCGAATCCTGAAGATGTATTGCCGCCCGGTGAAGTTGGCGAAATTATTGTCAAAGGTCCTTGCATGATGGTCGGGTATTATAACCGCGCGGAAGATACGAACGAGGCATTAAGTCAAGGTTGGTATCACTCAAGTGATCTCGGTTATATGGATGAGGATGGCTATTTATATATTGCGGACCGCGTTGACGATATGATAATTAGCGGTGGTGAAAATATTTATCCGCGTGAAGTAGAAGATGTTTTACATGAGCATGCGGCGGTTCTTGATGTTGCCGTTTTAGGTGCACCAGATGAAAAGTGGGGCGAGCAAGTGGTTGCATTCATTGTCAGTAAAGACCCGTCGCTAACGGCAGATGAGCTGGATCAATTTTGCAAAAATCATGAAAAACTGGCGGGGTATAAACGACCAAAAACTTATCACATCGTGGATGAACTTCCTCGAAATGCGAGTGGAAAAATCCAAAAATTCATGATGCGTGAGCAAGCGAAAGAACTGCTCTCCTCAATGAAATAA
- a CDS encoding pseudouridine synthase: MRVNQFIASSGYCSRRRADVLIREQKVTVNDVTVGIGCMISEGDKVEVEGQLLLAKENDIYIMLNKPPGITCTTAGNIDGNIIDYLNYPERIFPVGRLDKLSEGLILLTDDGSIVNELLREEHNEEKDYIVTVDKEITAAFIASMAGGVEIYNPRKKAIITTKKCTVIQLDDYRFKITLSQGLNRQIRRMCRRFQFTVTKLQRVRIKDLLLGQLELGHWRYLTDEEVSGLKK, from the coding sequence ATGAGGGTAAATCAATTTATTGCATCATCCGGATATTGTTCAAGACGACGGGCGGATGTGTTGATTAGAGAACAAAAGGTGACTGTAAACGATGTTACAGTTGGGATTGGTTGTATGATCAGTGAAGGGGATAAGGTTGAAGTAGAAGGTCAACTTCTATTAGCGAAAGAAAACGACATTTACATCATGCTCAATAAACCACCTGGAATAACCTGTACAACCGCCGGAAATATAGATGGAAATATTATCGACTATCTTAATTATCCTGAACGTATTTTTCCGGTGGGTCGGCTCGACAAATTATCTGAAGGGCTAATTCTACTAACCGATGATGGTAGCATCGTGAATGAACTCTTACGAGAAGAACATAATGAAGAAAAAGATTATATCGTAACGGTTGATAAAGAAATAACCGCGGCATTTATAGCCAGCATGGCAGGCGGCGTGGAAATTTATAATCCGAGAAAAAAAGCAATCATCACAACTAAAAAATGTACAGTCATTCAACTAGATGATTATCGATTCAAAATTACCTTATCACAAGGATTAAACCGTCAAATTAGAAGAATGTGCAGGCGTTTCCAATTCACGGTTACAAAACTACAACGCGTGCGGATTAAAGATCTCTTATTGGGTCAATTGGAACTCGGTCATTGGCGGTATTTAACGGATGAAGAAGTAAGCGGGTTAAAAAAATAG
- a CDS encoding C40 family peptidase — MASITLLFIGIFLASIIYLLLWLSMPKVFLKFHGKPSKRKKFLKVYSCYLALLLVISIILMVNESEVHENEPVVSDNQQIDKEIGSAIAKEEAEEKRKAAQAKAKEALEKKQIEQSNPDLAFINVAVATLWSEPENTRPIDSPSAENPVDLWKWTTSMSIDQRKWLVGRLETQALLGQSVTIVEESGEWAKVAVHGQLTPKSELGYLGWMPKTQLTTSYDFAVVKEQNDFVVIMKPTSWLYVDEQLQKKFMEVSYNTRLPVISLEGGVTRIMTPGDGEKWILSEEVAVFQSEQDIPKPTGETLVQAGEQFLSLPYLWAGTSGFGFDCSGFTYTIYQANGITIPRDSSVQATHGSAVNKDDLQKGDLLFFAYEQGKGAVHHVGMYIGDGKMIHAPNPASTVEMVDVFESKHWTSEYAGARRYLD, encoded by the coding sequence ATGGCGTCGATTACACTACTATTTATCGGGATATTTCTAGCAAGTATAATTTATTTGTTGTTGTGGTTAAGTATGCCCAAAGTCTTTCTGAAATTCCACGGTAAACCCTCGAAGAGAAAAAAGTTTTTAAAAGTGTATTCATGTTATTTAGCCCTACTATTGGTTATTTCCATCATTCTAATGGTCAACGAATCAGAAGTTCATGAAAATGAGCCCGTTGTTTCAGACAATCAACAGATAGATAAAGAGATAGGTTCCGCGATTGCCAAGGAAGAAGCTGAAGAGAAAAGGAAAGCTGCTCAGGCGAAAGCAAAAGAAGCGTTGGAAAAGAAACAAATAGAACAAAGCAATCCTGATTTAGCGTTTATTAACGTGGCCGTTGCAACGCTTTGGTCAGAACCGGAGAATACGCGGCCGATTGATAGCCCTTCTGCTGAGAATCCTGTAGACCTATGGAAATGGACGACGAGCATGTCGATAGATCAAAGAAAATGGCTTGTTGGAAGATTGGAAACGCAAGCGCTTTTAGGTCAATCAGTCACTATTGTAGAAGAATCAGGCGAGTGGGCGAAAGTAGCAGTTCACGGCCAACTGACTCCGAAAAGTGAGCTCGGTTATCTGGGATGGATGCCCAAAACACAACTAACTACAAGCTATGACTTCGCTGTGGTAAAAGAACAAAACGATTTCGTCGTTATCATGAAACCGACCAGTTGGCTATACGTTGATGAACAATTGCAAAAGAAATTCATGGAAGTCAGCTATAATACTAGACTCCCTGTAATTTCGCTGGAAGGCGGAGTCACGCGGATTATGACGCCCGGCGATGGTGAAAAGTGGATTTTATCTGAAGAAGTGGCTGTTTTTCAATCTGAACAGGATATTCCAAAGCCAACCGGGGAAACATTAGTTCAAGCAGGTGAACAGTTTTTATCTTTGCCGTATCTCTGGGCGGGCACGTCAGGATTCGGGTTTGACTGCTCCGGTTTCACTTATACAATCTATCAAGCAAATGGAATCACAATACCAAGGGATTCATCCGTACAAGCGACACATGGGTCAGCTGTAAATAAAGATGATTTGCAAAAGGGTGACCTGTTGTTTTTTGCGTATGAGCAAGGAAAAGGTGCCGTTCACCATGTTGGCATGTATATCGGTGACGGAAAAATGATTCATGCACCGAACCCAGCTAGCACTGTAGAAATGGTGGATGTATTTGAATCAAAACATTGGACTTCTGAATATGCAGGGGCAAGACGATACCTCGATTGA
- a CDS encoding LysR family transcriptional regulator yields MVSKLDLYKVFCQVGKSESFSEAAKDMYMTQPAVSQAIMQLERELDVRLFNRTPKGVTLTHEGQLLFEYANSAINLLHVGEDKILEFKNLTAGELRIGVGDTISRYYLLPYLEVFHNRYPNIKYKIENGTTLELISILKAGEVDIVICNFPLDDPTLELRPFTDVHDVFVCGEKYKSILSKPISFDKLVKLPLIFLESKSNSRKYVEDFILSKGIRIAPEFELGSHDLLLEFAKINLGIACVTKEFSQEYLTNGLLNEVELVEKIPKRSIGACSLKSVPLTRAAARFVEIIEHKML; encoded by the coding sequence ATGGTTAGCAAATTAGATTTATACAAGGTGTTTTGTCAGGTCGGAAAAAGTGAAAGTTTTTCCGAAGCGGCTAAAGATATGTATATGACTCAACCGGCAGTCAGTCAAGCGATTATGCAGTTGGAAAGGGAACTAGACGTGCGTCTGTTTAATCGTACGCCCAAGGGTGTGACGCTCACTCATGAAGGCCAGCTTCTCTTTGAGTATGCCAATTCAGCAATTAACCTGTTGCATGTTGGTGAAGATAAGATTTTGGAATTCAAAAACTTAACCGCCGGTGAATTAAGAATCGGCGTTGGCGACACCATCTCTAGGTATTATTTACTTCCTTATTTAGAAGTATTCCACAATCGATATCCAAATATTAAATATAAAATTGAAAATGGTACGACATTAGAATTGATTTCAATCCTAAAAGCGGGAGAAGTGGATATTGTCATTTGTAATTTTCCATTAGATGATCCGACGCTGGAGCTTCGACCCTTTACGGATGTTCACGACGTTTTTGTCTGTGGAGAGAAATACAAAAGTATATTATCTAAACCCATTAGCTTCGATAAATTAGTGAAGTTGCCCTTAATATTTCTAGAATCGAAATCGAATTCACGGAAATATGTAGAAGACTTTATACTTTCAAAAGGTATACGGATAGCACCAGAATTCGAATTAGGTTCGCATGACTTGTTATTGGAGTTTGCAAAAATCAATTTAGGAATAGCTTGTGTAACGAAAGAATTCTCTCAGGAATACTTAACCAATGGTTTATTGAATGAAGTAGAGCTCGTTGAAAAGATTCCAAAAAGGAGTATCGGCGCCTGTTCGTTAAAAAGTGTTCCACTGACGAGAGCTGCAGCTCGTTTTGTTGAGATTATTGAGCATAAAATGCTGTAA
- a CDS encoding coenzyme F420-0:L-glutamate ligase, with protein MERVVGTVARGLRCPIINEGDNIEEIVVDSVLKAAEIEKLTINDKDIVSITESIVARAQGNYATIDHIATDIQAKFEDDTIGVIFPILSRNRFGNCLRGIAKGAKKIVLMLSYPSDEVGNHLVDLDMLDEKGINPWTDVLTEKEFRDLFGINKHAFTGIDYIEYYKSLAAEFGTECEVIFSNKPETILEYTKSVLACDIHSRIRTKKILKANGAKKVYSLDNLLNESIDGSGYNKEFGLLGSNTSTDDGMKLFPRDCQPVVDNIQQMLKDKTGKTIEVMVYGDGAFKDPIGKIWELADPVVSPAYTAGLDGTPNEVKLKYLADNNFADLRGDELKQAISEFIDTKNDDLTDSKESLGTTPRKLTDLIGSLADLTSGSGDKGTPIVFIQGYFDNFTK; from the coding sequence GTGGAAAGAGTTGTAGGAACAGTTGCGAGAGGGCTTCGCTGCCCGATTATTAACGAAGGCGATAACATTGAAGAAATCGTTGTAGACAGCGTTTTAAAAGCTGCTGAAATTGAAAAACTAACCATTAATGATAAAGACATTGTGTCCATAACTGAATCGATTGTTGCACGTGCACAAGGGAACTATGCGACGATTGATCATATTGCTACAGATATTCAAGCTAAATTTGAAGACGATACGATTGGCGTCATTTTCCCCATTTTGAGCCGTAACCGTTTCGGGAATTGTTTACGTGGGATTGCCAAAGGTGCGAAAAAGATTGTGTTAATGCTTAGCTATCCTTCAGATGAAGTCGGTAACCACTTAGTTGATCTTGACATGCTTGATGAAAAAGGCATCAACCCTTGGACCGATGTGCTGACGGAAAAAGAGTTCCGTGATCTTTTCGGTATTAATAAACATGCATTTACGGGTATTGATTATATCGAGTACTATAAATCATTAGCTGCTGAATTTGGCACTGAGTGCGAAGTCATCTTCTCCAATAAACCAGAAACGATTTTGGAATATACAAAAAGCGTTCTCGCTTGTGATATCCATTCAAGAATTCGCACAAAGAAAATCTTGAAAGCCAATGGTGCAAAAAAGGTGTACAGCCTTGATAACCTGTTAAATGAATCAATCGATGGCAGCGGTTATAACAAAGAGTTTGGCCTTTTAGGTTCAAACACCTCAACTGATGACGGAATGAAATTATTCCCGCGTGATTGCCAACCCGTTGTCGACAATATTCAACAAATGTTAAAAGACAAAACTGGTAAAACGATAGAAGTAATGGTTTACGGAGACGGCGCATTTAAAGACCCTATCGGAAAGATTTGGGAATTAGCGGATCCAGTCGTATCCCCTGCTTACACTGCAGGACTTGACGGGACGCCAAACGAAGTAAAACTGAAATACCTTGCAGATAATAATTTCGCTGACTTAAGAGGCGACGAGCTAAAACAAGCAATCTCGGAGTTCATCGATACCAAAAATGACGACCTTACAGATTCCAAAGAGTCTTTAGGAACAACACCTCGAAAACTAACGGATCTAATTGGTTCATTAGCTGACTTAACTTCAGGTAGCGGGGATAAAGGCACGCCGATTGTCTTCATACAAGGTTATTTCGATAACTTCACAAAATAA
- a CDS encoding CoA pyrophosphatase, translated as MFLDKLKNQLNKGQPLFIGEDTAFRSAVLIPLVEVNGEWHILFEVRSATMRRQPGDISFPGGRIDASDPTPLAAALRETHEELGIDPKTVSHTRGLSPYIASPTFVVYPFVAIIDYDQIIPSYNTDEVEEVFTVPVEWLLNYEPYMHSVSVEPVPSANFPFEKIANGAEYQWRTHSIEEWFFDYEQYTIWGLTARILKHFIEVIK; from the coding sequence TTGTTCTTAGATAAACTGAAAAACCAGCTGAACAAAGGTCAGCCTCTATTTATAGGGGAGGACACTGCTTTCCGTTCAGCTGTTTTAATACCATTAGTTGAAGTGAACGGGGAATGGCATATTCTTTTCGAAGTGCGTTCAGCCACAATGAGAAGGCAACCTGGCGACATTAGTTTTCCAGGTGGTCGGATTGACGCCTCGGATCCAACTCCTTTAGCGGCTGCTTTGCGGGAAACGCATGAAGAGTTGGGGATAGACCCGAAGACGGTCTCGCATACACGCGGGTTAAGCCCTTATATTGCCTCCCCGACATTTGTTGTCTATCCATTTGTCGCTATCATAGATTATGATCAAATTATTCCTTCTTATAACACAGATGAGGTTGAAGAGGTATTTACTGTTCCGGTCGAATGGCTATTGAATTATGAGCCTTATATGCATTCGGTATCTGTTGAACCTGTACCTTCAGCAAACTTTCCCTTTGAAAAGATAGCGAATGGTGCCGAATATCAATGGAGAACGCATTCAATTGAAGAATGGTTCTTTGACTATGAGCAGTACACAATCTGGGGGCTAACGGCTCGGATATTAAAACATTTTATTGAAGTCATAAAGTAA
- a CDS encoding DUF1456 family protein: MKMNNNDILTRLRYALNLKDAEMVEIFGLGGIEIAKDDIQAILSKVKKDGHEVDEEEFQANDYKKKLDNNMLESFLNGLITFKRGASDSEKPVPMTMNDRNVNNILLKKVKIALTLTSEDMLDILSDTGTILSNSELSAVLRKEGHRNYKECGDRYARNFLKGLAMRYRD, translated from the coding sequence ATAAAAATGAATAATAATGATATTTTAACTAGATTGCGCTATGCATTGAATCTAAAAGATGCTGAAATGGTTGAGATTTTTGGATTGGGCGGTATTGAAATCGCAAAAGATGATATTCAAGCGATTTTATCCAAAGTAAAAAAAGATGGTCATGAAGTAGATGAAGAGGAATTCCAGGCGAATGACTATAAGAAAAAACTCGATAACAACATGTTAGAATCCTTTTTAAATGGTTTAATCACATTTAAAAGAGGGGCATCTGATTCTGAAAAACCAGTTCCAATGACAATGAATGATCGAAACGTGAATAATATCCTGTTAAAGAAAGTAAAAATTGCACTTACACTTACCAGTGAAGATATGCTTGATATCTTAAGTGACACAGGAACCATTCTGTCCAATAGCGAATTGAGTGCTGTACTCAGAAAAGAAGGGCACCGAAATTACAAGGAATGCGGCGATCGGTATGCCAGAAATTTCTTGAAGGGATTGGCAATGCGCTACCGGGATTGA
- a CDS encoding DUF4317 domain-containing protein, protein MNKKDIAAIRKQFKLDNDLLKIADIYKVYIRQESSEIYHEESQSFSLLDMEQQELFLTNFKKVLGGKLGVKLFEVKFKRPEEEQTDHTQQLLYESLHSKDVEEWKAAMQRIAEKMFEDVQYEKDVVITFIRGDYFKPTKRRSDEREVADRDEVYTTPFILCSMNQTVLPKRSLVFDFTEKEFRSPTMLDPVVNLTSPIGGFLFPCFTDNAADVNHILYAAGKANKPDYQFIENVLNGEEIMTADDDKAVFEEIVKSVVGDEMDTKTLAGVYDEIQRMLEVEDDEEVGESIPTLDTVEVTRVLKASGVEEVNSEKVERAFQQVIEDETYELKASHVVPSYTSKSIKIQTKVANIAISPQDLRYVRQVNVNGKRCLLIEVEEDTMIEGFTLLSEELLE, encoded by the coding sequence ATGAACAAGAAGGATATTGCTGCGATTCGCAAGCAGTTTAAGTTAGACAATGATTTACTAAAAATCGCGGATATTTACAAGGTGTATATTAGGCAGGAAAGCAGTGAAATCTATCATGAGGAAAGTCAGTCATTTTCTCTATTGGATATGGAGCAGCAGGAGTTATTTCTTACAAACTTTAAAAAGGTCTTAGGCGGGAAATTGGGTGTGAAACTGTTTGAGGTGAAGTTCAAGCGTCCAGAGGAAGAGCAAACAGATCATACACAGCAGCTTTTATATGAAAGCCTCCATTCGAAAGATGTAGAAGAATGGAAAGCGGCTATGCAACGAATCGCTGAAAAGATGTTCGAAGACGTTCAATATGAAAAGGACGTGGTGATTACTTTCATTCGCGGGGACTACTTCAAACCAACGAAACGCCGTAGTGATGAAAGGGAAGTGGCTGATCGGGATGAAGTGTACACCACGCCTTTTATCCTTTGTAGTATGAACCAGACTGTATTGCCGAAACGGTCACTGGTATTTGATTTCACCGAGAAGGAATTTAGGTCGCCTACGATGCTTGATCCGGTCGTCAACTTAACGTCGCCAATTGGCGGATTCTTGTTCCCCTGCTTCACAGATAACGCGGCAGATGTTAATCACATCCTTTATGCTGCTGGTAAAGCGAATAAGCCGGATTACCAATTTATTGAGAATGTGCTGAACGGGGAAGAAATCATGACAGCCGACGATGATAAAGCTGTTTTTGAAGAAATTGTGAAATCGGTTGTTGGTGATGAGATGGATACAAAAACTCTGGCAGGTGTGTATGATGAAATCCAACGCATGTTGGAGGTGGAAGACGATGAAGAGGTAGGGGAAAGCATTCCTACTTTGGATACGGTAGAGGTTACCCGGGTGCTGAAGGCGAGCGGTGTGGAAGAAGTGAATTCGGAAAAAGTGGAAAGAGCTTTCCAACAAGTGATTGAAGATGAAACATACGAACTGAAAGCAAGCCACGTTGTTCCGAGTTATACGTCGAAATCGATTAAAATCCAAACGAAAGTCGCAAATATCGCCATTAGCCCGCAGGATTTGAGATATGTCAGACAGGTCAATGTCAATGGTAAGCGCTGCTTATTGATTGAGGTAGAAGAAGATACGATGATTGAAGGGTTTACGCTACTTTCAGAAGAGCTGCTGGAGTAG
- a CDS encoding PTS transporter subunit IIC, with translation MEKVNVKEFINKVLAGVAMGIVVGLIPNAILGELFKYLSQYHEIFATLQSVVVGIQFTVPVIVGVLIAIQFKMNPLQTVIVGTAAFVGSGAASFQENMWVLTGIGDLINTMITASIAVLIILLIKDKLQSLTIIFLPIIAGGIAGFIGILLLPYVQLLTTGIGHVINSFTTLQPLVMYILIAVAFSVLIVSPISTVAISMAIGLSGLAAGAANIGIAAAACMLVIGTVRVNNSGVPIAVFLGAMKMMMPNLLRHPIITVPIGLTAVVTAITANFFGIQGTKESAGFGFSGLVGPINAIKFMEGSMLGNVFTLATVYFILPFVAAFIIHHLCTKVFKLYDPSVFKFITEESGNEK, from the coding sequence ATGGAAAAAGTCAACGTAAAGGAATTTATTAATAAAGTATTAGCAGGCGTTGCGATGGGAATAGTTGTTGGCTTAATTCCCAACGCTATATTAGGTGAATTGTTTAAATACCTATCCCAATACCATGAAATATTTGCTACCTTGCAAAGTGTTGTTGTGGGTATCCAATTCACAGTACCGGTAATTGTCGGGGTACTAATAGCTATCCAATTTAAAATGAACCCGCTTCAAACAGTTATTGTAGGTACTGCAGCATTCGTTGGTAGTGGGGCAGCCAGCTTCCAAGAAAACATGTGGGTTTTAACTGGTATCGGGGATTTGATTAATACGATGATTACAGCCAGTATTGCTGTACTAATTATTCTCCTTATTAAAGATAAACTCCAAAGTCTAACGATTATCTTTCTACCCATTATTGCCGGAGGTATTGCAGGTTTTATAGGAATTTTATTGCTACCATATGTGCAATTACTTACCACAGGAATCGGACATGTCATTAATAGTTTTACAACTTTACAACCATTAGTCATGTATATTCTCATTGCAGTAGCGTTCAGCGTTTTGATTGTTTCTCCAATTTCAACCGTAGCTATTTCCATGGCCATTGGACTTTCGGGTTTAGCTGCCGGTGCTGCGAACATTGGTATTGCCGCGGCAGCATGCATGCTTGTTATTGGAACGGTAAGGGTTAATAATAGCGGCGTTCCGATTGCTGTCTTTTTAGGGGCTATGAAAATGATGATGCCAAACTTATTAAGACATCCAATCATTACAGTACCAATTGGATTAACGGCGGTAGTGACAGCTATTACCGCAAACTTTTTTGGAATCCAAGGTACAAAGGAGTCTGCAGGATTTGGTTTTTCCGGTTTAGTTGGCCCGATCAATGCGATTAAATTTATGGAAGGTAGCATGTTAGGGAATGTTTTCACCTTAGCCACTGTTTATTTTATCCTACCGTTTGTCGCTGCGTTTATTATTCATCATTTATGTACAAAAGTTTTCAAGCTTTACGATCCTTCAGTATTTAAATTTATTACAGAAGAAAGTGGGAATGAAAAATGA
- a CDS encoding D-2-hydroxyacid dehydrogenase: MKKIMMFTIREHEREAAKAWAKNNQVEVTLSEDVLNMETVEQLKGYDGVTTQQTGKLDDRIYERLNELGIKQIAQRSAGYDMYNLEKASKNNIIISNVPSYSPNSIAEYAVTSALQLVRKTHLIEQKVMKRDFRWQVPIMAKEIKSLEVAIIGTGQIGQITAKIFNGFGSKVVGYDLYPNEQAKQYLEYKESIEEAVANADIVSIHMPATADNHHLFNEVLFNQFKDGAVFINTARGSIVDTKALLQALDSGKLSGAALDTYENESTYFPKDFRDKEISDPILEELMMRQDVILTPHIAFYTDIAVKNLVEGGLDASLSVINTGTYETRVN, translated from the coding sequence ATGAAAAAAATAATGATGTTTACTATTCGGGAACATGAAAGAGAAGCTGCAAAAGCTTGGGCAAAAAACAACCAAGTAGAAGTTACATTGTCTGAGGATGTATTAAACATGGAGACCGTTGAACAATTAAAAGGATACGACGGTGTTACTACACAACAAACAGGGAAATTAGATGATCGTATTTATGAAAGGTTAAATGAGTTAGGAATAAAGCAGATTGCCCAACGAAGCGCGGGATATGATATGTACAATCTTGAAAAAGCATCAAAAAATAACATTATTATCTCCAACGTACCGAGCTATTCACCAAACTCCATAGCAGAGTATGCTGTAACATCAGCTTTACAACTTGTGCGTAAAACCCATTTAATAGAACAAAAGGTTATGAAGAGAGACTTTAGATGGCAAGTTCCTATTATGGCGAAAGAGATTAAAAGCCTAGAAGTGGCCATTATTGGTACGGGGCAAATCGGCCAAATAACAGCGAAAATCTTTAATGGTTTTGGTTCTAAAGTTGTCGGCTACGATTTATATCCAAACGAACAAGCGAAGCAATACCTTGAATATAAGGAAAGTATTGAAGAGGCAGTTGCAAATGCAGACATCGTTTCCATTCATATGCCTGCGACAGCGGATAATCATCATTTATTTAACGAAGTATTATTTAATCAATTTAAAGACGGTGCAGTCTTTATCAATACGGCAAGGGGTTCCATTGTAGATACAAAGGCGCTACTTCAAGCATTGGATAGCGGTAAGCTTTCTGGGGCTGCGTTAGATACGTACGAAAATGAGAGCACCTATTTCCCCAAAGATTTCCGTGACAAAGAAATTTCTGATCCGATACTAGAGGAATTAATGATGCGCCAAGATGTTATCTTAACACCACATATCGCTTTTTATACGGATATCGCAGTTAAAAACTTGGTGGAAGGCGGACTAGATGCATCCCTATCCGTAATAAATACTGGTACGTATGAAACAAGGGTGAACTAA
- the rlmH gene encoding 23S rRNA (pseudouridine(1915)-N(3))-methyltransferase RlmH → MNITIATVGKVKDKYMKMGIEEFSKRLKPYAKINIVEVADEKAPETLSEADMEIVKKNEAERLLAKIGDNDYVIALAIEGKMKSSEELAAGLESLATYGRSKVSFIIGGSLGLHESIYSRSDELLSFSKMTFPHQLMKLILMEQVYRAFKIMKNEPYHK, encoded by the coding sequence ATGAACATCACGATTGCGACTGTGGGCAAGGTAAAAGATAAATATATGAAAATGGGTATTGAAGAATTTAGTAAAAGGTTAAAACCTTATGCCAAAATAAATATTGTTGAGGTGGCTGACGAAAAAGCTCCCGAAACATTAAGTGAAGCAGATATGGAAATTGTAAAGAAAAATGAGGCTGAACGACTGCTGGCTAAAATCGGTGATAATGATTATGTCATTGCGCTGGCAATTGAAGGGAAGATGAAGTCTTCGGAAGAGTTGGCGGCCGGATTAGAATCACTTGCGACATATGGTCGAAGTAAGGTTTCGTTTATTATCGGTGGATCACTCGGTTTGCATGAGTCTATTTATAGTAGATCAGACGAACTCTTGTCGTTTTCGAAAATGACTTTTCCGCATCAACTGATGAAACTGATTTTGATGGAGCAGGTGTATCGGGCGTTTAAAATTATGAAAAATGAACCTTATCATAAATAG
- a CDS encoding CxxH/CxxC protein — MKIYSCQMHIDQALDELIEKEEVYPVMKAVPESEKLSTKCTYCNESALYVVANK, encoded by the coding sequence ATGAAAATTTATAGCTGTCAAATGCATATAGATCAAGCACTTGACGAATTAATTGAAAAAGAAGAAGTTTATCCGGTAATGAAAGCGGTACCGGAATCCGAGAAGTTATCCACAAAGTGTACATACTGTAATGAGTCTGCATTGTATGTTGTGGCGAACAAATAG